The Candidatus Hydrogenisulfobacillus filiaventi sequence AGGCGCCCGTGATAGGTGCCGGCCAGACGGAGGAGCCGCTGGAGCTCGACGACGTCCTCCCCGATATCGCCCGGGTCCACCGGACGGCGGATGGGAGCATAGGGGGTCAGGCCCACAATGTCCACCGGCGTGCCCAGCTTGACCAGCGCGAACACCTGCTCCACATCGTGGTTGTACATGCGCACGCAACCGTGGGAAGCGACGGTCCCCACCGACCAGGGCTTGTTAGTGCCATGGATCCCGTAAATGCCCCACGGGGCTGAAAACCGCATCCAGCGCGTGCCGAACCCATCGCCCCAGATGGCCTTCTGCGTAATCACGAACTCGCCCCGTGGGGTCGGCGTTTCGGGCTTGCCGACCGCGACAGGGTAGCTGTGGAAGAGGCGCCGGCCGACATACAGGTACAGCCGGTGCTCGGGGACGTTGATCACAATCCGGGTGGCGTATCCTTCCCCCTGGGCCCCCGCCCGCCGAATCGGCCAGGCGCTGGCCAGGAGGAAGGCCGCCCAGGCGGCGGCGGCTGCGGCCGCCAGGCGGACCAGCGGCTGTGCGGGCTTCACGGCGTCACCTCCACCGCGGCGCGAAGGGCTAGCGCCAGCCACATGGCCGCCATAACCTTGGCCGTAGGAAAGTCGAGCAGGCTTAGGGCGGTGCCGGCACCGAAGTGGAGGGTAAACCACCCCGCGGGGGCCCCGGCCACCCCCAGCGCCGGCAGCCCGTGCACCAGCAGACGCCACCAGTCCAGGCGCCAGCGGGCGCCGCGGCGCCCGGCCGCAGCCAGACGGGCGCCCTCCATGACAGCCAACGCCAATAGCGGCCATAGCGCCAATTCGAGGACCATCCAGGCCGGGCGTTCATCCAGCGGCAGGTCGCGGAAGCCGGCGGTGACCGCCATGAGGCCGATCAGCATCGCCAGCGCGGACACGACCGTGGCCAGGCGTTGCATCGTCAATGGACGTCCCTCCCCCGGCACCCTATGCAGCCGGGCGCGGGGAGAGACCAGTCCTTAATGTTCCTCGCGGAACATTTGCGCGGGCTGCCCGTAGCCGGCCAACGCCTCCAAGACCGCAGCCCGCTCGCGGCCCCCCAGCACCGCCGGCCGCCCGGCCGCCTTGGCCAGCAGGTAAATCCGGGCCGCCCACTCCACGTCCCGCGCCAGCCGGAAGGCTGCAGCCAGGTCGGACCCGACGGTGACCAGCCCATGATTGGCCATCAACGCGGCCCGCCCGCCCGCCGCCACCAGGGTGTCCGCCACCACCGCCGCCAGCTCCGCCGACCCGAACGTCCGGTATGGGGCGACCGGAACCAGGGGCCCGGCCTCGGCAATCTGATAATGAATCAGCGGCAACGGTTCGCGGGCGACCGCGAGGGCGGTGGCGAAGGGGGAATGGACATGCACGATGCCCCCGATCCCCTCCAGACGCTGGTACAGCGCCTGATGAAGCCGCCACTCCGACGAGGGCCGCCAGGGCCCGGGCCCGGGCTCCCCGGCTAACGGCACCCGGACCAGCTGCTCCCGGGCCACCCGCTCGAACCCCACCCCGGAGGGGGAGATCCAGAAACCCGCCCCCTCCCGAAGGCTCAGATTCCCCGAGGCCGCGTGCCCCATCCCGCTCCCGGCGATGGCCCGCGCCACCCGAACCACCTGCTCCCGCGCGTCGATGGCGCTCCCTCCTATGCAAAAGGTCCCGCCGGGGGGCGGGACCTCAATCCTTTGGAGCGGAAGACGGGATTCGAACCCGCGACTTTCGGCTTGGGAAGCCGACGTTCTACCAACTGAACTACTTCCGCGCCGCACTGCCGATGATATCACCCCTGCCCGGCCGCCGCAAGGGGCTTAAAACAACGGCACCCGTTCAATGGTGTGGGCCCGGTCGCGGCCCACCGAGACCACGCGGACCGGCACCCCGGTCAACGCCTCAATCCGCTCCAGGTACTCCCGGGCCTCGGGAGGCAGATCCTCATACCGCCGGGCTCCCCCGATGCCCGTCCGCCAACCGGGCACCATCTCCACCACTGGCTCACACTCCTCCAGAACCCCCAGGCTCTCCGGGAAATCGGTGACCAGTTGACCCCGGTACCGGTAGGCGGTGACGATCCCGATGCGCTCCAGGTCATCCAGCACATCCAGCCGGGTCACGATCAGGCCGGTCATCCCGTTTACCCGCACCGCATGCCGCAGAACGACGGTATCCAGCCATCCGATGCGTCGCGGCCGGTTGGTGGTGGTGCCGTACTCGGCACCCACCTGCCGGATGTGCTCCCCGATGGCATCCTCCAGTTCGCTGGGGAACGGGCCGTCCCCGACCCGGGTGGTATAGGCCTTCACCACCCCGTAAACCTGGGAAATCCGGGTCGGACCCACCCCGGCGCCGATACAGGCCCCTCCGGCCACCGGGTGCGAGGAGGTCACATAGGGATAGGTGCCGTGGTCGATGTCCAGCATCGTTCCCTGCGCCCCTTCGAAAAGGACGCGCTTGTTCTCGTCCAGGGCCCGGTTGATCACCACCGAGGTGTTGGTCACATAGGGCTTCAACCGTTGGCCGTAGTCCAGGAACTCCTGGTACAACTGATCGAAATCCCAGCCGGGTGCCTCGTAGGCCCGGAACAGCCGGTTTTTTTCCTCGAGAGCCTCCCGCAGCCGTGCCGCGAAGTCAGCCGGATTCAACAGGTCCGCCACCCGCAAGCCGGTCCGGGCCGCCTTATCCATATAGGCCGGCCCGATCCCCCGCCCGGTGGTGCCGAGCTTGGCCGCCCCGCGCGCCCCTTCCTGCAGACGGTCCAGCTGCTTGTGATACGGCATCACCACATGCGCCTGGGCCGAGATGCGCAGCCGGTCCGTGCGCACGCCCCGCTGCTGCAGATAGTCCAGCTCCTCCAAGAGGATGACCGGGTCCACCACCACCCCGTTGGCGATCACACACCAGGTTTCCGGGTAGAGAATCCCGGATGGGATGAGATGCAGCTTGTACTCCTGATCGCCGACAACGACAGTATGCCCGGCATTGCTCCCGCCCTGGTGGCGCACCACCATGTCCGCCTGCCGGCTGATATAATCGACAATTTTGCCCTTACCCTCGTCGCCCCATTGCGCCCCGACCAACACCACTGCCGGCATACCGTGCCTTCCCTTCCTCGCCTAGCCGGGAGCCAGACCCGTCACGCTGACAAAGCGGCCGGTCTCCTTCTGGAAGAGCAGCTGGACGGTACCCGTGGGCCCGTTCCGCTGCTTGGCCACAATGAACTCGGTCAGGTCCGGCCGCTCGGCCTCCTTGTTGTAGTAGTCCTCCCGGTAGAGGAAGGCCACTACGTCAGCATCCTGTTCGATGGCTCCCGACTCGCGCAGGTCGGAGAGCATGGGCCGCTTGTCGTTGCGGCTTTCTACGGCCCGCGACAACTGGGACAGGGCGATCACCGGGATCTGCAGTTCCCGGGCCACCGCCTTTAAGGACCGGGAAATGTCCGAGATCTCCTGTTGGCGGTTTTCCGCCCGCCGGCCCTGCAGCAGCTGTAGATAATCCACCATAATGAGCCCGATGTCGTACTGCGCCTTTAGATGCCGCGCCTTGGCCCGCAGCTCCAGCACCATGAGGCCTGGACTGTCGTCGATATAAATCGGCGCCGACCCCAGCCGCCCGAGGGCCAGGGACAGCCGCTGCCACATCTCGGCGTCCAGCTCCCCGGTGCGCAGCCGGTGCCCCTCCACCTCGGCCTCGGCCGACAACAGCCGCAACGCCAGCTGTTCCCGGGACATCTCCAGGCTGAAGATGACCACGGGAACATTTTCATGGACGGCCAGGTGGCGCGCAACGTTCAGCATAAACTGGGTCTTGCCCATGGACGGGCGGGCGGCCACCACGATGAGTTCGGACCGCTGCAACCCGGCCGTCATGCGGTCCAAATCCGGAAAGCCGGTGGGGAGTCCGACCAGGCGGCCCTTGTTTTCGTAGACCGCCTCCAGCCGGGTGAAGGTGTCCACCAGCACGTCGTGCAACGGGACCACCTCCTGCTGCCCGCGCCGCGCCAACTGAAAGAGGCTTTGCTGCGCCTTATCCAACAACTCCTGCGGGCTCTCTTCAGCCGCGTAGGCCTGGGTGACCAGCCCGGTGGCGGTGGCGATGAGCTTCCGGAGGGTGGCATTGTCCCGCACCAGCCGCGCGTAATACTCCACATGGGCAGCGGTGGGCACCATGCCGGCGACCTCCATCAGATAGGCCAGACCCCCGATGGACTCCAGCTTCCCCCGCCGGCGCAGTTCCTCGCCCACCACCACCACGTCGATCGGCTTGGTCTGATTGAAGAGGTCCACCGCCACCTCAAAAATCAGCCGGTGTGCCTCCTGGTAGAAGTCGTCCGCCTCAACGAATTCCAGCGCCCGGCCTACCGCATCCGGGTCGATAAGGATCGACCCGATCACCGCCAGTTCCGCATCCGGGCTGTGCGGGGGTACCCGGTTCAGTCCCACGCTCATGCCGGGATCACCCCCGCAGCACCGCCAGGACGTCCTCAACCGTCGCCACCGGCCGTACCCGCGGCCGCCCGGTGCCCGGCGGTACATCCCCCGCGTTTTCCGCCGGCACCAGCACCTCCTGGACGCCCTGCATGCGCGCCCCTAGCACCTTTTCCGGCACCCCGCCCACCGGCCGGACCGCGCCCGACAGGGCGATCTCACCGGTGACCGCCACGTCCTGCCGCAACGGAATCCCGGTCAGGGCCGAATAGATGGCCAGAAAGATGGCCAGCCCCGCCGAGGGTCCATCAATATTGGCACCCCCGACGACATTGACATGCACGTCGTACTGGCGCAGGTCCTGCCCGGTCAGCCGCCGCAGCACCGCCGCCGCATTAAACACCGAATCCCGGGCCATGGATCCGGCTGTCTCGTTGAAACGCACCTGGCCGCGCCCCGCCTCCCGGGCCGGAAACACCGCCGCCTCAATCTCGAGCACAATCCCTTGGTATCCGCCCACGGCTAGACCCAGCACCCGGCCCACCGCGGGCTGGGGCCGTACCAGCGGCACCTGCACGCGTTCCAGCCGGGCATGGCCGACGACCTCCTGTACCACCTCCGGACCCAGCCGTTCCGGGGCCTCGCCCCGGTCCAGGAGGGCGGCCGCATAGCTGTCCACCACGAGGGTGGCGGCCCGCCGGCCCTCCAGGGTGTAATCCGCGATGGCCCGGGCCGCCTCCGGGGCCAGGACCACCCCCAACCGGGCTGCGGTATCGACGGCAATTTGGGCCACCGCCTCCGGGGTAAGGGGGTCAAAGAACACCTCCGCACACCGCGAACGTAACGCCGGGCTGATCTCCTCCGGACTGCGCGTGGTGGCCCCAACCAGGATGAAGTCCGCGGGGGCACCCTCCTCGAACAACCGGCGGACGTAGCGGGGCACGTTCGGGTCGTCCGGATCGTAATACGGCGAATCGAACCGGACCCGTTTGTCCTCCAGCACCTTTAGGAGCTTGTTCTGGAGCAGCAGGTCCATCTCCCCGATTTCGTCGATAAACAGGATCCCCCCGTGGGCCTCGGTGACCAGTCCCAGCTTCGGCTCCGGGATGCCGCTGTCGGCAAGATCGCGCCGGGCGCCCTGGTAGATGGGGTCGTGGACCGACCCCAGCAAGGGATTGGTTACCTCCCGCGGATCCCAGCGCAGGGTGGCGCCGTCCGCCTCCACGAACGGCGCATCCGCCGCGAACGCGCTAAAGGGCAACCGACGGACCTGCTCAAACACCAGCCGCGCGACCGTCGTCTTGCCAACCCCTGGAGGCCCGTACAGGATCACATGCTGCGGAAAGGGACTCCCCAGTTTGGCTTGCAGCTGGCGGATGGCTGCCTGCTGACCCCGGACCTCCTCCAGCCGCTGGGGCCGGACCCGGGCCATGGCGGACGCCTTGAGGCCCCGGCGGCTGAGGGCCTCCAGATGCTCCCATTTCTTCTGGGTCTCCGCGGTTTCCGGCCCGCCTTCCTCTTTGAGCACCTGAATCCGGATATCGCGCAGGTACTCCTCGTGGCGCTCCTGCATCTTCTCACTGACCCGCTTTTCGATCTCATCCTCCAAGGTCCGCCGGGCCAGCTGTTCCGCCAGGTGTTCCTCCAGTTCGCGCAGCACCCGGGGGAAATCCTTCACCGCCGGGGGCTCCGTGAGGGAGGGATCCTCGTAGACCAGCTTCTGCAAGGCCAGCAACCGCCGGGCCGGATCCTCGGAACGGAGGTCCTTGATGGCCTGCAGCTTGCCGGCACGCAGGATGAGCCGCTCCGGGCCGAAGATCTGAACCAGCAGTTCATGCAGGGCCGCGATCCGCCGCTCCAGGGTCCGCGTCGAGCGCCGCCCGCTGCTGCCGCGCGGGCCCTGCACCGATTCCTCCGCCATCGCGTCCTCCTTTACCGCCGGGTCACTCCTCCGGCAGAACCCGCACCGCCAGCCGGGCCTCAATGCCGCCGTAAAGATGCACGCGGGCTTCATACTGGCCCAGCAAGTGCACCGGATCCAGGTTGATCTGGCGCCGATCGATGGTGTAGCCCCGTTCCTTCAGCACCGCCGCCACATCCTGACTGGTCACCGCCCCGAACAGCCGTCCGCTTTCGCCGGCGCGGGCCCGGATGATGACCGTCTGCCCATTCAGGGCCTCCGCCAGCGCTGCTGCGGCCTGCCGCTCCTGGGCCGCCTTTGCCGCCTGCCGCCGCCGTTCCGCCTCGGCTTCCGCCTCCGCCTGCCGGGTGGCCGGCTTGGCCAGGCCCCGCGGGATCAGATAATTGCGGGCAAACCCGTCCTTGACCTCGATGACTTGCCCCTTGGAGCCCTGGCCTCTGACATCCGTCAGCAGGATAACCCGCATGGCCTCGCCTCCACGTTCCGCTTTCCTTTAGCCTACCGGAAAGCCTGCCGGCCCGCCAGGCACGACGAAGAAGCACGAGGATACCCCCGTGCTTCCGCCGCCGGGTCCTGGATCACCCTATTCGATGGTAAAGGGCAGCAGGGCCATGATGCGCGCCCGCTTGATGGCGGTGGTCAACTGCCGCTGATGATGCGCGCAGTTGCCGGAGATCCGCCGGGGCAGGATCTTGCCCCGTTCGGTGATGAACCGCCGCAGCCGCGCCGCCTCCTTGTAGTCCACGTGTTCGATCTTTTCTACACAGAAGGTGCAGACCTTCCGCTTGGCCCGGCGTCCCCGTTCGCGCCGCATTCCGTACCCCCTTTCGGTTCGCGGGCTCCCTAAAACGGCAGGTCATCCGGCAGGGTGACGTCGTCCTCGCCGCCCCCGGCGGCAGCCGGCGGCGCCCCTTCCCGGACCGGCCGGTCCAGGAAGCGTACATCATCACAGACTACCTCGGCCACCTTGCGCCGCTGACCGTCCTGGGTTTCATAGCTGCGGATCTGCAACCGGCCCTCCACCGCGGCCAGCCGGCCCTTCGTCAGATGGTTGGCGACATTCTCGCCCAGTTTCCGCCACGCCAGGCAATCGATGAAATCCGTTTCCCGCTGACCCTGACTGTTAGAGAACGGGCGATCGACGGCGAGGGTAAACGACGCTACCGGCACCCCCTGGGGGGTGTAGCGTAATTCGGGATCCCGCGTCAGCCGCCCGATCAGAATCACCCGGTTTAACATCGCGCTCCCTCACCGCCTTGGGGCGGGCTATTCCCCCGCCCGCACCACCATCGACCGCAGGATGACCTCCTGAATACCCATCAGCCGGGTCAGCTCGTTGGCCACCTTGCCGTCCCCGTTAAAGGTGGTGACCACGTAGTAGCCGTCGTTGTATCCGTTGATGGGGTAGGCCAGGCGGCGCTTGCCCCACTTGTCAATCTGGTCCACCGTGCCGCCGGCCTGTCCGATCAGCCCCTGTACCCGTTCGATCGCCTGCGCGAGTTCCTCCTCGCCCAGGTCGGGCTTCAGGATATACATGGCCTCATAGGCAGCCAAATTGTCACCTCCTCCATGGACACCCACCGGGGTGGCCTCACCCGGACCGGATGAGGCAGCGGAGTGTCAAGCTGTCCTTAAACGCACGAATTATAGCAGATGCCCCGGGCCGGCGCCAAACCTATTCCGGAGGGTTTTCGCCCGGGGGCCACGCCTTACGCACGGCCCGTTCGAACTTCTTACGGGGGATCATAATCCGGTGCCCGCAGCCCAGGCATTTGAGCCCGAAGTCAATGCCGGTGCGGGTAATCTCCCACCGGTGCGACCCGCAGGGGTGCGGCTTGCGCAGCTCCACGATCTGCCCGATTTCATACCGTTGCGGTGCCAGCATCCCTCTATCCCCCCGCCAGTTCCAGCCCCGCTGCCGCTGCTGCCCGTACAACCGCCTCCCGGAAGGCCGCTGCCGCCCGCGCACCTTCCGGCCCCGCGGACGGAAGCCGCACGCCCCAGACCTGTTGCGTGCCGGTCAGGTCCACCACCCCTAGCACTTCCGGCGCCTCGCCCAAGGCGGCGCCTGCTTCCTGCAACAGGATCCGCACCTTTTCCGGCGGCAGTGCGACCGGGAAGGCCAGCCGGATCTCCCGAGCCACCGGCGCCCGGCGGGACAGATTGGTCACCTGCAAAATCAGGCGGTTGGGGAGATACACCCGCTCCCCCTCACCGCCCCGCAGGATGGTAGCCCGCAAGCCGAGCTCCTCGACAGTGCCCGCCGTTCCCCCCGGCAGGACGATGTGATCCCCGACCGCAAACGGGTCCTCGTACATCAGAATGAGACCCGATACCACATCCTGCACCAGGCCCTGGGCCCCGAAGCTGACCGCCAGGCCCACCACCCCGGCCCCGGCCAGCAGGGACCCGGTGTGAAACCCGAACAGGTCCAGGGCCATGACCACGGCCACAAAGCCCAGCACGTAACGGACAGCCGAGACCAGCAACCGGTAGAGGGTGCGCTTGCGGGACCAGCTGAGGTCGTTCTCCCCGGCCCGCCGCCGCTCCACGTGCTCCAGCGCCCGACGGGCCACCACCCCGCCCCACCAGGCCAGGACGACAATCAGGATGACGCCGGCCAGGTGGGCGGCCAGCTGACGCTCGGCCGCGGGGTTCAGCAACGGCAGGCGCAAAGCGGTCACAGAGCCCAAACCCCCGGCAGATGGGCCACCCGCCCAAACCAGCGCACGAGGTCGCTAGCGAGGGGAGCCTGACGGATGGTATGGGCTACGACCGTGCCGTGCACCAGCGGCGCGGTCAACACCAGCGTCAGCAGCAGCCCGGCCAGCAGGCCGTGTTCCAGCAGCCCGGCCACCCCGCCGCCCAGACTGTTCAAGGTGCCGGTCAGCCGGGCCTGGTGCAGTACCCGGGTGAGGACCAGACCCACCGCCCGTCCCGCCGCTTCGGCGAAGCCCACCAGCAGCAGGAACACCAGCACCCAGGTCAAGCCCCGGGCCCAGGTCAGGGCTTGTCCCGCCAACGGGCTACCGGCAGGCAGATTCGGGGGCAGCAGGGCCAGGACCCAGTGCCGCACCGGAATCACCGTCAATAGACCCCGGGTTACCGTGCCCCCCCAGCGGGCAGCCACCACCACCCCGGCCAGGTATCCGGCCAGGCTCAGCACCTGCAGCACGAACCCCCGCCGCAAGCCCCCAATCATTCCCCAAAGGATATAGGCGGCAACCGCCAGGTCCAGCCAGCGCGGCGTGGACACCGGGTTCCCCCCCTTTCCGATCCTCACCCTACACCGCCGGCCAAAGATTCACGAGATACACCGCGGCCAGGGCCAGCAACGCCGGGTCTACCGCCCCTCCCCCGGCAGCCACGGCCAGCCGGGTGCCCGCCCAGCCGGCCAGGGCCAGTATCCCGAGCAGGCCGGTGTCCCGGGCCATCTGCCCCAGGCTCCGCCGCCAAAGCCGGGCGAGGCCCAGCCCGGTCTGGGCCACCGCGCCCGCCAACAGGGTCCCGAGACCCAACGCAGCCCAGCCCGGGAGGGCAGCCCACCAGCCCCGTAACCCTATCAGCACCGCCACCGGCCCCAGCCACTGCAGCAACCGCCCGACGGGAACCTGCCAACGGCCCGGCCTGCCCCAACGCCCCTTCATGAGTTGACCCCGCGCACCGCCTGCCGTCCGCTCCCCGCTGCTAACGTCCCCCACCGCCATTTCCTGGTCCGTTCCCTGGCCGGGGGGAGGCGGGCCCTCCCCCCGGCCGGCCCGCGGCCGTGACCCGGCCTCCCTTGGTCAGATTACCCAAAACCTCCCGGCAGCCAGGAACAGGCCGCCGGGGTGCCGTCAACCCCCCCGCAGTATAACGCCGGTTACCCAGGGGAACGTTGCCGGAACCCGGTCGCTCACAAAGAGGGGATCTGCCGCGGATGCCGGATCAGCGGCAACAGGAAGAGAACCGCTAACACACTCATTATAGGATAGAGGGTGACCAGCAGTTCCCGGAACCCCCAGCCGGCCAGCCCGACCGCCAGCAGCAGGCTCCACGCCGCCCGGCGGCCGAAACGGCTGACGAGCGCAAACCCTTCGCCTACACCGGTGGTGAACAGGGCCACCCAAAGGCCGAGTGCGTAAGCGCGGCCCCAGCCGGGACCAATGCGGCGGGCTGCCTCCACCATCGGCAGCTGGCCCGGTTGGGGCAAGGTGGCTACCACCGCCCAGACCGCGAGGGCCAGTGCCCCAAGGCCCAACGCCCCCAGCCCGGCCGCCGCCAGCCGTTCCGGTCGCGCCCGCAGTTGGGGGCCCAACGCGATCAGCACCACCAGGCCCATGAGACCGTTATAGGCCGCGTACAAACCGGCTGAGTGCCACCAGCCCCCGGCCGCCCCCGGCGCCGGCACCCCATGCGGCCGGTGCAGGCCGGCCACCGCCAGCATCAATGCCATCAACAAGGGGGTCAGAAGGTTGTTGACCCGGAGCACGCGCCCGGCACCCCCCAGCACTGTGGCCACCGTCAACAGCATGGTAAGGCCCGCTCCCCATACCCGGGGCCAGCCCGTCAAATCGCCCAGCGTCCAGCCCGCCCCTACCGCCACCAGCGCCATCTGTCCGGCCAGAAAGGCCAACCAGGCACCTTCCAGCACCGGCACCCAACGCGGGGGGTAAAAGCCGGCCAGGAACCGGTCCAGGCGGCCCTGGCTGGCCTGCCCGTGTTCGAGGGCCCGGACCCCGACTACCCAGAAACTGAGAACCACCAGCAGCAGGCCCCACCGGCCGGCCGGCCCGTGGCGCCCGAAGAACTGCCAGATTTCCTGACCACTGGCGAATCCGGCTCCCGCCACCGCGCCGATAAACATCAGGCCGATGGTGGCCACCCGCTTGCCGCGTCCGCCCACGCCCCTCACCCTTCCGGTCCGTGGCCCGGACCGATACATCCCTATGTCACTTGGGGTAAAATGAGGCTGGAGCCGCTCGCAGGCACCCGCCTGCACATCGCCGGATCATTCCGGAGAGGGCAAAGGGAGGAGGGCCCCCCTTGGCCGACAGTCTGCCGCTCTCGCGGGGGGCCGCAATGCCCGCCGAACAACGGGTGCACATGAACGATCCCGATGCGGCCGCCACCTTGGCCGGCCTGCTGCGGCGGTTGTGGGCGGCGTTGCGGCCGCCTACGCTCATCTTATGTATCGGAACCGACCGGTCCACCGGGGATGCGCTGGGGCCGTTGGTGGGGAGTCGTCTGATGCGGGCCCATCTGCCCGGCATCCGCATCGCCGGTACCCTGGACCATCCGGTTCATGCCGCCAACCTGCCGGGCGCCTTGCGCGAGCTGCGGCTCACCGAAGCGACAGTGCTGGCGGTCGATGCCTGTCTGGGCCGTCTGGAAACCATCGGCACCATTTCCCTGGGGCGGGGGGCGATCCGGCCGGGCGCCGGCGTCAACAAGTCACTGCCGGCGGTAGGGGATTACCACATTACCGCCACCGTCAACGTAGGCGGATTTATGGAATACTTCGTGCTGCAGAATACCCGTCTGGCCGTGGTCATGAAGATGGCGGACATCATCGCTGATGCCCTCATCGAAAGCCTCTCCGGTTAGGGTGACGCCTGGCGCCGGTCCCGCATCGCCAGGTCGATGGCCGCCCGCTCCTCCTCACTGAGCGCATAGCGGCTCTGCGCTCCTTCCACCGGCTTCGCGTAAACCCGCACCTCGTCCCGACCCCAGAGGCCGGTCAGGACCAGCCCGTCACCGCCGGCATTCAGGAGCGCCACCGCAAACGACAGGTCCGCCCCGGTGTCCGCAAAGGGGTTGAAGCGTACCATCCCGACCCGCGACAACGCCAGCGCCTGGCGGTTCTCCAGGGTCCCCATCCGGTGCTCCAGGTCCTGGAGCTGCTGCTGCAGCACCCCCAGGGCTTCCGCCACCCCGTCCCCGGCCGGCACCACCGCCCGGGGCGCCCGCCGCCTCCGCCGTCCCGCCGCCGCTGCCACCAGCAACGCCCATACCGCCAGGATGACCGCCAGCAGGGCCAGCACGGCAGCCCCCGCCTCCACCACCACAGCCTGCGCCGCCAACCAGTGCAACGCCTGCGTCAATCCGTCCGCCTCCATGCAATGGATTACCAGGCCCCCGACGCGACCGCGGCCAGCAACCCCGCCACCACCAGGGCCGGCAGCAGGTCCCCCACCGCCAGCCGGGACCGGCCGCTCACCAGGTTCACCCCCACGGCCGCGACCAGGATACCGCCCACCACGGTCACCTCGGTCACCACCGGCCCGTGCACGTGCCCGGCCACCAGCCCGGCTGCCAGCGACAACGCCCCTTCATAGACCAGGGTGACGGGGGCCGCCAGAATCACGCTCCAGCCCGCCGCCGCTGTCAACAGGAAGGCGGTAATCCCGTCCAGAACCGCCTTGGTCTCCAAAATCACGGGGGCCTGGTCGAGCCCGGCCTGCACCGAGCCGACGATAGCCATGGCGCCCACGTTAAACACCAGGCTGGCGGTGATGAAACCCTGGCCGAAACCGCCGCCGGCCCGCAATTCCGCCCACCGGCCCAGGCGGTCGAGGGCCGCCTCAATGCCGGCCGCGGAACCCAACCAGCTGCCCAGCACCAGAGACACGAGGGCCAGCACCGGGTCGGGTAGCGGCCAGGCCATCTTGAGCCCGATGACCACCACCGTCAGCCCGATAATCCGCAGCGCCTGTTCCCGGAACCCGGCCTGCAACCGCGTGCCCCACAGCATCCCCGCCAGCCAGCCGGCGGCAATGCCGGCGGTATTAATCAAGGCTCCGGCCAGGATCATGGTAAGGTGCCTTCCCCGGCTGCACCGGTTTCCATTTTTTGGTTCCTCACAGGATGTTCCCTGGGGAACAATTAAACCACAAACCCGTCCTCTCCGGGGGTGCCGGGCTCCAGAAGACTCAGGATGCGCTCCAGTTCCTCCAAGGTCCGGTAGGGGATCTCGATGCGGCCTTTCTGGGCGTTCCCGCGCAAGGCTACCCGGGTCCCGAACCGCCGCCGCAGCTCGGATTCAATCTGCTTCAGGTGGGCATCC is a genomic window containing:
- a CDS encoding Colicin V production protein, which encodes MSTPRWLDLAVAAYILWGMIGGLRRGFVLQVLSLAGYLAGVVVAARWGGTVTRGLLTVIPVRHWVLALLPPNLPAGSPLAGQALTWARGLTWVLVFLLLVGFAEAAGRAVGLVLTRVLHQARLTGTLNSLGGGVAGLLEHGLLAGLLLTLVLTAPLVHGTVVAHTIRQAPLASDLVRWFGRVAHLPGVWAL
- a CDS encoding Single-stranded DNA-binding protein, with amino-acid sequence MLNRVILIGRLTRDPELRYTPQGVPVASFTLAVDRPFSNSQGQRETDFIDCLAWRKLGENVANHLTKGRLAAVEGRLQIRSYETQDGQRRKVAEVVCDDVRFLDRPVREGAPPAAAGGGEDDVTLPDDLPF
- the rplI gene encoding 50S ribosomal protein L9; this translates as MRVILLTDVRGQGSKGQVIEVKDGFARNYLIPRGLAKPATRQAEAEAEAERRRQAAKAAQERQAAAALAEALNGQTVIIRARAGESGRLFGAVTSQDVAAVLKERGYTIDRRQINLDPVHLLGQYEARVHLYGGIEARLAVRVLPEE
- the rpsF gene encoding 30S ribosomal protein S6: MAAYEAMYILKPDLGEEELAQAIERVQGLIGQAGGTVDQIDKWGKRRLAYPINGYNDGYYVVTTFNGDGKVANELTRLMGIQEVILRSMVVRAGE
- the rpsR gene encoding ribosomal protein S18 (Evidence 2a : Function from experimental evidences in other organisms; PubMedId : 12682299, 14762004, 22720735, 24310371; Product type s : structure) — its product is MRRERGRRAKRKVCTFCVEKIEHVDYKEAARLRRFITERGKILPRRISGNCAHHQRQLTTAIKRARIMALLPFTIE
- the yyzM gene encoding putative nucleic acid binding protein (Evidence 3 : Putative function from multiple computational evidences; PubMedId : 21348639, 22333191, 27435445; Product type f : factor); the protein is MLAPQRYEIGQIVELRKPHPCGSHRWEITRTGIDFGLKCLGCGHRIMIPRKKFERAVRKAWPPGENPPE
- a CDS encoding ATP-dependent protease LonB-like Type I, producing MAEESVQGPRGSSGRRSTRTLERRIAALHELLVQIFGPERLILRAGKLQAIKDLRSEDPARRLLALQKLVYEDPSLTEPPAVKDFPRVLRELEEHLAEQLARRTLEDEIEKRVSEKMQERHEEYLRDIRIQVLKEEGGPETAETQKKWEHLEALSRRGLKASAMARVRPQRLEEVRGQQAAIRQLQAKLGSPFPQHVILYGPPGVGKTTVARLVFEQVRRLPFSAFAADAPFVEADGATLRWDPREVTNPLLGSVHDPIYQGARRDLADSGIPEPKLGLVTEAHGGILFIDEIGEMDLLLQNKLLKVLEDKRVRFDSPYYDPDDPNVPRYVRRLFEEGAPADFILVGATTRSPEEISPALRSRCAEVFFDPLTPEAVAQIAVDTAARLGVVLAPEAARAIADYTLEGRRAATLVVDSYAAALLDRGEAPERLGPEVVQEVVGHARLERVQVPLVRPQPAVGRVLGLAVGGYQGIVLEIEAAVFPAREAGRGQVRFNETAGSMARDSVFNAAAVLRRLTGQDLRQYDVHVNVVGGANIDGPSAGLAIFLAIYSALTGIPLRQDVAVTGEIALSGAVRPVGGVPEKVLGARMQGVQEVLVPAENAGDVPPGTGRPRVRPVATVEDVLAVLRG
- a CDS encoding membrane protein of unknown function (Evidence 5 : Unknown function) is translated as MAVGDVSSGERTAGGARGQLMKGRWGRPGRWQVPVGRLLQWLGPVAVLIGLRGWWAALPGWAALGLGTLLAGAVAQTGLGLARLWRRSLGQMARDTGLLGILALAGWAGTRLAVAAGGGAVDPALLALAAVYLVNLWPAV
- a CDS encoding Potassium efflux system KefA protein / Small-conductance mechanosensitive channel, coding for MTALRLPLLNPAAERQLAAHLAGVILIVVLAWWGGVVARRALEHVERRRAGENDLSWSRKRTLYRLLVSAVRYVLGFVAVVMALDLFGFHTGSLLAGAGVVGLAVSFGAQGLVQDVVSGLILMYEDPFAVGDHIVLPGGTAGTVEELGLRATILRGGEGERVYLPNRLILQVTNLSRRAPVAREIRLAFPVALPPEKVRILLQEAGAALGEAPEVLGVVDLTGTQQVWGVRLPSAGPEGARAAAAFREAVVRAAAAAGLELAGG